The Megachile rotundata isolate GNS110a chromosome 11, iyMegRotu1, whole genome shotgun sequence genome includes a region encoding these proteins:
- the mud gene encoding mushroom body defect — MRLWTEIILEWLNCLDVLETQVNNLKELDDGKFYQKLISLFKWKGAEDILDTKTIIRQFLQDEYPEFKIDYNDLGDKEHVYIASLFLLHVSQEPMFYQPMCMKLQHETQLKIKAFLEMIIPYGKGINRDTLKEIINELEDNVPDTPVTPKTRALKDFFNSPAARSAHINKLLNERNYELRKLKSQLEVERFEKSDLQEDLKIQQNKVQSLQQKLQEKATEIKGLQEDRFRQNTPQSCKKNKNTVDHEQYYKKEIDYLEDQLMQKQSEVDKLEESNDILTKKLSCVEKKCTYFKERLESCEQSLENAQMLGELKDRELTNLRMTNEELRMHLKELSKTTTQDHSFEIIDGIAPLISPSSSLNSSEVLSSVIDIQLQEAKEESASLKTQLDALNKELDSVILDYKNTTKLLEEKTQLLQDTKMKSNIAVNKLKEEIESLQKEKESLIDENKNLQNVCTSQKESLLQSEKSKNNLNTEISSLRGEINTLKESLDDKNVHNTKLNAELAEIKSQINENLKYIEDLTDQNNLYKTSAELYSKNLKKIILDIPQIVCNEVNNLDNKTTTQLIECLQTSLHKFNKEYLSNQTELCSLNNLLEESKLKIHDFQSQVVELKKKDEQNITEISSLKETINQNVKEIDKLTNVVKQHCEEIVHLKKIEVQKQSLEKDLYTCKEEMNKKISLLKFSQNCMGTLKSDLQNLVTEFHAIKKHTSNQLIDCEKQHKDTGNNILNAYKTLYSNYTKEQCLRNELELELTNNKKELKDSQNLNITLENDLTKTEQLLNSLKLELTDIKDKLTKSTQNLEKLEEVKEILEVQQKNLQSENEEMLLNLNKITGELRLSQQQVSNISEELKCKDGKIKNLVADITSLKSEKEQVLCLKMEEESKLKDLIRNLETKLLEKQHCLDQLSMEMKSKQEMLEHEQNKLEKLTANTTISEKKMKEVISNLQEVRSNQDAVLTTQEKALKEKCLIIEQLQKEFSESNSTLRKQLENEKLLCQNLQSTNSQLQIQSYKQTKTIEELQDTLKREKNKLNISEEYCRTQDAKKLQIAQVCEQLRDSISDLKSVIAENDPKNENLSADSMYEEPCTDSDDGTENILKIIKSSINEVAVSRKLILCLSNINTNLGKTLQSQKEIINSYATKHEEYIKHLDNIIKHKDILQNSLEDVTKSRNELDTSLSELKQRWDKLLTKFYSIFIMDKSVCNELKCIQDKKAHLENTLFKLYNNHYQNVQSLHTILCNKFVWLEHQLKDIYLDPIRNKKLFENSDIFCDEKAITEAALHKHIQLQRDVAEFQEEIHNFSNFVTSFATEFESDETKFQSENEKKLLLQINQLMEDKRNVEHKLDSVQIQNAKLEIEIEEFKIRTNDLKISSSKETDDLKKELMELKKENLKLEEERNELMNRPKKEDVDNQLKDIYDKYKLKLDEIKQNMKTAYNEQIAKLNREQEQCIQERLESLQRKMELQCRKQADELSKYKAHVANMSTQMWDIGEKLLSEQKEKEALQREKEELQKEKEELQRELNALKAKYQNLDEKVLSLMELKSSKFERRDIVGDNKEEILHKIAVIQEKTTYERRCSIRSIQTLGNAFNAEDEDEVFDNVYLADMKDGNTSSKTDIDRLSILKKRNALCKPHLKSSYPAEMQFHPLPFSEEEIKTGSVDEMFNDSLSQSLLPEQKVKKRDRTQTSYKKPGPPTPSKNGGRLSLQGNELKSPNSRILKERNKERATTTPRTLRSLFISKRQDENTVATPKDRRRSSIFRKYRGANDRQKLPQV; from the exons ATGAGATTATGGACTGAAATTATATTGGAATGG CTGAATTGTTTAGATGTACTGGAAACGcaagttaataatttaaaagaattagACGAtggaaaattttatcaaaagttAATAAGTTTATT TAAATGGAAAGGTGCTGAAGACATTTTAGATACAAAAACCATTATTAGACAATTCTTACAAG ATGAATATcctgaatttaaaattgattataatgatTTGGGAGACAAAGAACATGTATACATTGCAtccttatttttattacacgTATCTCAAGAACCAATGTTTTATCAACCAATGTGCATGAAACTTCAACATGAAACTCAACTGAAGATCAAAGCATTTCTTGAGATGATTATTCCTTATGGAAAAGGTATAAATAGAGACACGCTCAAGGAAATAATCAATGAATTAGAGGATAATGTACCAGACACACCTGTAACACCAAAGACAAGAGCTCTTAAAGACTTCTTTAACTCTCCTGCTGCACGGTCTGCACATATCAATAAACTATTGAATGAAAGAAATTATGAACTAAGGAAACTGAAGAGTCAATTAGAAGTAGAAAGATTTGAAAAGTCTGATTTACAGGAAGAtctaaaaattcaacaaaataaAGTACAAAGTCTGCAGCAAAAGTTACAGGAAAAAGCTACAGAAATAAAAGGTTTGCAGGAAGATAGATTTAGACAAAACACTCCACAATcttgtaaaaaaaataaaaatactgtagATCATGAACAATATTATAAGAAGGAAATAGATTATTTAGAAGATCAATTGATGCAGAAGCAGAGTGAAGTCGATAAACTTGAGGAGTCAAATGATATCTTAACAAAAAAATTGTCGTGCGTGGAAAAGAAATGTACGTATTTTAAAGAAAGATTAGAGAGCTGTGAACAATCTTTGGAAAATGCACAAATGCTGGGGGAGCTTAAGGATAGAGAACTGACAAACTTAAGAATGACTAATGAAGAATTACGTATGCATCTGAAAGAGCTTAGTAAAACAACCACGCAAGATCATAGTTTTGAAATAATTGATGGAATTGCACCACTAATATCACCTTCCTCGTCCTTGAACAGTAGTGAAGTTTTAAGTTCTGTAATTGATATTCAGTTACAAGAAGCAAAAGAAGAATCTGCTTCGTTGAAAACGCAACTTGATGCCTTAAACAAAGAATTAGACTCTGTGATTCtagattataaaaatacaacGAAATTGTTGGAAGAAAAAACGCAATTATTACAAGatacaaaaatgaaatcaaatatcgctgtaaataaattaaaagaagaaatagaatccttgcaaaaagaaaaggaatctttaattgatgaaaataaaaatttacaaaatgtatgTACTTCTCAGAAGGAATCTTTATTACAAAGTGAGAagtctaaaaataatttaaataccgAAATAAGTAGTTTAAGAGGAGAAATTAATACTTTAAAAGAATCTCTAGATgataaaaatgtacataatacaaaattaaatgctgaactcgcagaaattaaatcacaaataaatgaaaatctcAAGTACATTGAAGATTTAACagatcaaaataatttatacaaaacttCTGCTGAATTGTacagtaaaaatttgaagaaaattataCTTGATATCCCACAAATTGTTTGTAATGAAGTTAATAATTTAGACAATAAAACAACTACTCAACTTATAGAATGTCTTCAAACATCATTAcacaaatttaataaagaatATCTCTCAAACCAAACGGAACTTTGTTCgcttaataatttattagaggaatctaaattaaaaatacatgatTTTCAATCACAGGTAGTTGAATTAAAGAAAAAAGACGAACAAAATATCACAGAAATATCAAGTCTAAAAGAAACAATTAATCAAAATGTAAAGGAAATCGATAAACTTACTAATGTTGTAAAACAACATTGTGAAgaaattgtacatttaaaaaaaatcgaAGTGCAAAAGCAAAGTTTGGAAAAAGATTTGTATACTTGTAAAGAAGAAATGAAtaagaaaatttcattattaaaattttctcaaaattgcaTGGGAACTTTGAAAAGTGACCTTCAAAATCTTGTAACAGAATTTCATGCAATAAAGAAACATACATCAAATCAATTAATTGACTGTGAAAAGCAACATAAAGATACtggtaataatattttaaatgcttACAAAACACTATATTCCAATTATACTAAAGAGCAGTGCCTCAGAAATGAACTTGAACTTGAACTcactaataataaaaaagaattaaaagatagtcaaaatttaaatatcactTTAGAAAATGATTTAACAAAAACTGAACAACTATTAAATAgtttaaaattagaattaacAGATATTAAAGACAAATTAACCAAGTCTACACAAAACTTGGAAAAGCTTGAGGAAGTAAAGGAAATACTTGAAGTACAACAAAAAAATCTACAATctgaaaatgaagaaatgttattaaatttaaataaaataactggTGAACTTAGATTATCTCAACAGCAAGTATCTAATATTTCAGAAGAATTAAAATGTAAGGacgggaaaattaaaaatttagtagcAGATATTACTTCTTTAAAATCAGAAAAAGAACAGGTGCTTTGTTTAAAAATGGAAGAAGAATCTAAGTTGAAAGATTtgataagaaatttagaaacaaaaCTGCTTGAAAAACAGCATTGTTTAGATCAATTAAGTATGGAAATGAAATCAAAGCAAGAAATGCTGGAGCATGAACAAAACAAGTTAGAGAAGTTAACAGCAAACACAACTATTTCTGAAAAGAAGATGAAAGAAGtaatttcaaacttgcaagAGGTGAGAAGCAATCAAGATGCAGTTTTAACAACGCAAGAAAAAGctttgaaagaaaaatgtttaataatagaaCAACTTCAGAAAGAATTTAGTGAATCAAATAGTACACTTCGCAAACAACTTGAAAATGAAAAGTTATTATGTCAGAATTTACAAAGTACAAATTCCCAgctacaaatacaatcatataaacaaacgaaaacaataGAAGAACTACAAGATACATTAAAGAGGGAAAAGAATAAACTTAATATAAGCGAAGAATACTGTCGAACACAAGATgcaaagaaattacaaattgctCAAGTTTGTGAGCAGTTAAGGGATTCAATAAGTGATTTAAAGTCAGTAATAGCAGAAAATGATCCGAAAAATGAAAATCTTTCTGCTGATAGTATGTATGAAGAACCATGTACAGATAGTGATGATGGAActgagaatattttaaaaattataaagagtTCCATTAATGAAGTAGCTGTTTCACGCAAACTAATTTTATGCTTGTCCAATATAAATACGAATTTAGGCAAAACTTTGCAAAGtcaaaaagaaattataaatagttaTGCTACAAAACATGAAGAGTATATAAAACATttagataatattattaaacataaggatatattacaaaattctttaGAAGATGTTACAAAATCAAGAAATGAATTGGATACATCTCTAAGCGAATTGAAACAAAGATGGGATaaattgttaacaaaattttatagcaTTTTTATAATGGACAAATCTGTGTGCAATGAACTGAAATGTATACAAGATAAAAAGGCACATCTTGAAAATAcgttatttaaattgtataataatcatTATCAAAATGTACAGTCATTACATACTATTTTATGCAACAAATTTGTGTGGCTTGAACACCAgttaaaagatatttatttggatccaataagaaataaaaagctatttgaaaattcagatatATTTTGCGATGAAAAAGCTATAACCGAGGCAGCCTTACACAAACATATACAATTACAAAGAGATGTTGCTGAATTTCAAGAGgaaatacataatttttcaaattttgttacttCCTTTGCAACTGAGTTTGAATCTGATGAGACAAAATTCCAGTCTGAAAACGAGAAGAAGCTGCTCCTACAGATTAATCAATTAATGGAAGATAAACGCAATGTAGAACATAAGTTAGACAGTGTACAAATACAAAatgcaaaattagaaattgaaattgaagaattcaagaTCAGGACGAACGACTTGAAAATATCATCGTCAAAGGAAACGGATGATTTGAAGAAAGAACTAATGGAACTGAAGAAAGAAAACTTAAAgttagaagaagaaagaaatgaaTTAATGAACCGGCCAAAGAAAGAAGACGTCGATAATCAATTGAAAGACATCTATGACAAATATAAACTTAAATTAGATGAAATTAAACAGAACATG AAAACAGCATATAATGAGCAAATAGCAAAGCTAAATAGAGAGCAAGAACAGTGCATACAAGAAAGGTTGGAGTCGCTTCAAAGAAAAATGGAATTACAGTGTCGCAAACAAGCAGATGAATTAAGTAAATATAAAGCACACGTTGCTAATATGAGTACACAAATGTGGGATATCGGAGAAAAGCTCTTAAGTGAACAAAAGGAGAAGGAAGCATTACAAAGAGAAAAGGAAGAATTACAAAAGGAAAAGGAAGAATTACAAAGGGAATTAAATGCATTAAAAGCTAAATATCAAAACTTAGATGAAAAAGTTCTTTCCTTAATGGAGCTTAAAAGTTCTAA GTTTGAAAGAAGAGATATAGTAGGAGACAATAAAGaagaaattttacataaaattgcaGTGATACAAGAGAAAACAACATATGAGAGAAGGTGTAGTATTAGGAGTATACAAACATTGGGTAATGCATTTAATGcagaagatgaagatgaagtTTTTGATAATGTTTATTTag CTGATATGAAAGATGGAAACACTTCATCGAAGACGGATATTGATCGATTATCTATTTTGAAAAAAAGAAATGCTCTTTGCAAACCACATCTAAAGTCTTCTTATCCAGCTGAAATGCAATTTCATCCTCTACCGTTTTCAGAAGAAGAAATTAAA acAGGTTCAGTAGATGAGATGTTCAATGATAGTTTAAGCCAAAGCTTGCTTCCTGAACAGAAAGTAAAAAAGAGGGACAGAACTCAA ACGTCATATAAAAAACCTGGACCTCCAACGCCCAGTAAAAATGGTGGAAGATTATCATTACAg ggtAATGAGTTGAAAAGCCCTAATTCAAGgatattaaaagaaagaaataaagaaagggCAACAACGACACCACGCACATTAAGAAGTTTGTTCATTTCAAAACGCCAAGACGAG AATACTGTGGCTACACCAAAAGACCGTAGAAGAAGCAGTATTTTTCGTAAATACCGTGGTGCAAACGATAGGCAAAAGCTACCGCAAGTGTAA